A genome region from Cerasicoccus sp. TK19100 includes the following:
- a CDS encoding response regulator — translation MKRVVVVEDQVILREFIIRLVEASPMLELVGQTGDGLDGYALIAKLKPDMAILDIMLPGLNGVGIMKKIRQEMPEVRVLGFSAFPNRILVRQMLELGAGGLVQKSESLQTLETAIETVAQGQTYFSPHVSDILREMMLHPEQANHPDDLSTREREVLQLVAESYSNKQIAEKLGISVKTAETHRNRIISKLDIHDSAGLTRFAIANGLVDPNP, via the coding sequence ATGAAACGTGTCGTTGTTGTTGAGGATCAGGTGATCCTGCGTGAGTTCATTATCAGGCTCGTAGAGGCGTCCCCCATGCTGGAACTGGTTGGCCAAACTGGTGATGGCTTGGACGGTTATGCGCTTATCGCCAAGCTGAAGCCGGATATGGCTATTTTGGACATCATGCTGCCCGGTTTGAATGGCGTCGGCATCATGAAAAAGATTCGCCAAGAAATGCCCGAAGTCAGAGTGCTCGGGTTTTCGGCTTTTCCGAACCGCATCCTTGTGCGGCAGATGTTGGAGCTTGGTGCCGGTGGTCTGGTCCAGAAATCCGAGAGCCTGCAAACGCTGGAAACCGCGATTGAAACGGTGGCGCAAGGCCAAACCTATTTCAGCCCGCATGTGTCGGACATTCTTCGCGAAATGATGCTCCACCCTGAGCAGGCGAACCACCCGGATGATCTTTCAACCCGCGAGCGGGAGGTGCTGCAACTCGTCGCGGAAAGCTATAGCAATAAGCAAATTGCGGAGAAATTAGGGATCAGCGTTAAAACGGCGGAAACGCACCGTAACCGCATTATCTCCAAACTGGATATTCACGACTCCGCCGGGTTGACCCGTTTTGCAATTGCCAACGGCTTGGTCGACCCAAACCCCTGA
- a CDS encoding S24/S26 family peptidase → MKTPALTLIFAILTIGICSAQARVSGVSMLTNVPMAQAINDAQQAADQNAGWMVMLGDGRSMAPYYGKGSVLLVDKADFSRLKPGMMAVFQDADGDLVGHWLIRKEAAGWVTQGVNNAALDTDLMTQGNYVGVIFGVLKTAGEDATGIAYARQHNLPRVIGKSY, encoded by the coding sequence ATGAAAACGCCCGCCCTTACCCTCATCTTCGCAATTCTAACCATTGGCATCTGCTCCGCCCAAGCACGTGTTTCGGGGGTAAGTATGCTGACCAATGTGCCGATGGCTCAAGCCATCAACGACGCACAACAAGCCGCTGACCAAAATGCCGGATGGATGGTTATGCTCGGCGACGGCCGCTCAATGGCTCCTTACTACGGCAAAGGCTCGGTCCTCCTTGTAGACAAAGCAGATTTTAGCCGCCTCAAGCCCGGCATGATGGCCGTCTTTCAGGATGCAGACGGCGACCTCGTCGGCCACTGGCTGATCCGCAAGGAAGCCGCTGGCTGGGTCACCCAAGGTGTCAACAATGCCGCCCTCGACACCGACTTGATGACACAGGGCAATTACGTGGGCGTCATCTTCGGAGTTCTGAAAACTGCCGGCGAAGACGCAACCGGTATCGCCTACGCCCGCCAGCACAACCTGCCCCGCGTAATCGGCAAGTCCTACTAA